ACCGACTTCATCGGTGCGATAAATTTTAACACCTGCGCTGGACAGACGATCCAGTATCTGCTGAACTGGAAGGCCGTAGCTGTTACCCTTACCAACTGATATAACGGCGTATTCAGGTGAGACAGCTTTTAAAAACGCACTAGTAGTGGAATTATTACTTCCGTGTTGACTGACTTTTAGCAAAGTGGCTTTTAGATTATAGCCGGCTTTCAGCATCTCAGCCTCGGAGACATTTTCAGCATCACCGGTTAAAAGAAAAGAAGTATCACCATATGTAAGTTTTAGTACGGCGCTATAATTATTCATATCTTTGTATGAACTGCTGTTTGGCGCCAGGAATTTTGCTGTTAAATCAGGCAGATCCAGTTTTACACCGGATTTAACCTGCAGCTTTGCATTGCTGCTAGACTCGACGGCTTTTATTAAGTCACTATATGTTTTTTCGGTTGAAGTGACGTTTGGCATATAAAAAGAGGTTACAGGAAAGTTCTTAATAACATTATCAAGACCACCGATATGATCCTCATGTGGATGAGTGGCCACAACAGCATCTAACTTATTAATGCCCTGAGCCTTAATATATTTTACAACAGAGGGACCATCTTCGTTATCGCCGCCATCAATAAGAATAGATTTACCTGATGGTGACTGAATAAGAATACTGTCAGCCTGTCCTACATCAATAAAATGGACTTTAAGAGTACCATTTGTAACCGGACTTGAAACTTTTTTATCCGGGGCCGAGGATTGAATAGCAGTCTTGGTTTCAGTTGGTTTATTATCCTTACTTGTTTCAGAAGAAGGCCCGGCAATGGCGCCCCCAATTATAAGAACCACAAAAGCAGATACAAGAACAATATACCAGAACTTAATGCGAGCCTTGTTTTTAAAGAAGCTTACCGTGCACATTACTGCCGAAACTATAAAACCGGTTAAGCCTATTAAAATAAGAAAGACATCCAATCTAAAACCCCCTACTTATCAAAGAAGTCATTTAATTGCTGAGGATAAATATAGCCAGATAACGGCGGCAGCCGCTGCAACCATATTATTACAACCTTCGACAAAATTAAGAGTTAATCCTTGAAAAATATTTCGACAAAATCTGACTTTTGCAATTTTAAAGCGTATACCGGGAACATTTCAATTAAGAGGAGCTTTTGAGAAAGGTAAGTGCAAAACCATTGGCATTGACGGTATCCCGGGAGGGATTCAAAAAGCCTGACGATTTATCGGTATTCCAGTATTCTAGATAATTATATCTCCACTGTTCCTTTAAAAATTATTTCCGGCCTGCCGGTCATGAATACTGCCTCATCCGTATATTTAACCATCAGGGCGCCTCCTTTGAGTTTGACAGATATATACTGGTCTTTATTGCAGTAACCATTCAGTACTGCCGCCACTACACCGGCACAGGCACTGGTACCGGCCGACAGAGTTTCGCCGTTTCCTCGTTCCCAAACCCGCATTTTAAGTGTATTTTGGTCAATAACCGTTACGAAGTCAACATTCACTCTTTCAGGGAATAAAGGCGAATATTCAAAAGCCGGTCCTATTAAATCAATGTTGATACTCTCCAAGTTCTCGCTGAAGAGAACACAATGCGGATTTCCCATTGATACACAGGTTATATGATAACCTGTGCCGTCAATTGTTACAGACTGATTCACAATCTCCTGTCCGGGCAGTTTCACCGGGATCTTCTCAGGGTTAAGCTCAGCCGGTCCCATGTCCACACAGACTGAATCAACCTTATCATTTTGAATATAGAGTTTGAGTATTTTAATCCCGCTTGAGGTTTCTATGGAAATCCGGTCTTTAACTCTTATCTTGTTCTCATATATATACTTTCCTATACAGGTGAGCGCATTGCCGCTCATTTTTCCTTCGCTGCCGTCCAAATTAAACATCTGCATTTTGGCATCGGCCCGATCTGACGGACAGATCAGCACAATCCCATCACCGCCAATGCCGTAATGCCTGTCGGACAGATATACACTTAAGGATTCCGGGCTGACAATATTCTGCTGGAAACAATTAAAATAGATGTAATCGTTGCCGCAGGACTGCATTTTAGTAAAGTCAAGCTGGAGACGTTCATTCCTCATATGATTGATATCCACTAATTCGGTGCTGCTCTGGGAGTAACGGCTCTTGAGACTGCCGGCCAGGGCATCGGCGGTATCCAGTGAGGTCAGGCAAGGGATTGCCGTTTCAACTGCCTTTCGGCGTATTCTGAAACTGTCCCTGCTGGGCAGCCTGCCCTTGGAGGATGTGGAAATAATATAATTGACTTTACCGCTTTCCAAAAGGGTTTGGGTGTTATCATGATCTGATTCATGAATCTTCTTAACTGATCTAACCTGTAAACCGGAGCGTTCCAAAATTCTGGCCGTTCCAGCGGTAGCATAAAGCGTAAAACCTAACTCGGCGTATTTCCTGGCAATATCAACAATCTCCGGTTTATCACTGTCCCGTACGGTAATAAGGACTCCGCCCTGCTTCACCATCTTATATCCGGCTGCTACCAGGCCCTTATAAAGTGCTTCAGCCAGGGATTTTCCAATGCCCAGGACCTCACCAGTCGACTTCATCTCCGGACCAAGTTGCACATCTACGTCTGTGAGTTTTTCAAAGGAAAAGACAGGTACCTTGACTGCAACATAAGGAGGGGTTCTATATAATCCTGTGCCATAGCCCGTTTCTGTCAGTTTCCCGCCGAGCATTGCCCTGGTCGCCAGATCAACCATCGGCACCCCGGTAACTTTGCTGATATAGGGAATAGTCCGGGAGGAACGGGGATTGACTTCAATTACAAAGATTTCTCCAGCATGTATAATATACTGAATATTAACCAGTCCCTGGGTGTTCAAAGACAGGGCCAGCTTTTTTGAATAATCTATTACTTGTTCAATCAACTCTCCGCTCAAGTTCCAGGCAGGATAGACGGCGATCGAGTCACCGGAATGAATACCGGCCCTTTCAATATGCTCCATGATTCCGGGGATGAGGATATCCTCTCCGTCGCAGATAGCATCAACCTCTATTTCAATGCCCGTGAGATATTTATCAATTAAAACCGGGTTTTCAATGTTATGCTCCAGAATAATCTCCATGTATTCGAGGATATCATCATCACTAAAAGCAATAATCATATTTTGACCGCCAAGCACATAGGAAGGCCGCATCAAGACCGGATATTCCAGCTTATTGGCTGCTTGCAGCGCTTCGTCCGTGTTCATTACCGTATATCCCCGGGGACGTTTAATGGATAGCCCTTCCAGCAAGGAATCAAAACGTTCCCTGTCCTCGGCGGCATCGATGCTGTCAGCCGGTGTGCCCAGTATCCGGACTCCATGTGCTTCCAAGGACTTGGTCAGCTTGATGGCAGTCTGTCCGCCAAAGGCGACAACTACCCCGAAAGGCTGCTCAGTATTGATTATATTCAAAGCATCCTCGCTGGTCAGAGGTTCAAAATACAAGCGATCAGCAGTATCGAAGTCGGTAGATACGGTTTCCGGGTTGTTGTTAACGATTACTACTTCATAACCTGCTCTTTTCAGCGCCCACACACAATGCACGGAGGCATAATCAAATTCTATACCCTGGCCTATCCGGATAGGTCCGGAACCAAAGACAATAATGGTTTTTTTGCCGCTATTTCCGGCTTTGATAAACTGCTCGGCATCATTAACCTCATCATAGGTGGAATAAAAATAAGGGGTTTCGGCCTCAAATTCGGCAGCGCAAGTATCCACCATTTTATAAGAAGACCAGATCGGCTGCTCGATTTTGCAGCCGGAAAGACGTTCAATAACTTTATCTGGATACCCCAGAATTTTTGCCTTTTTATATAGTTCCCGGGTTAACTGCCCCGCTGCCAGATCCTTTTCCAGTTCTGCGAGATGAGCAAGTTTGTATAAAAACCACCGGTCAATCTTCGTAACTTCATGAATTGCTTCACAGGAGATACCCCTTTTAATTGCCTCAAATACTACGAAGAGGCGTTCATCGTCACACTCGGTGAGCATCTGTTCAATCTGTGCGTCAGTCAGTTCTTTAAGCTTGGGCAGGTTAAGACTGTCCAGAAAAATCTCTGCTCCCCTTACTGCTTTCATGATTGCCTGTTCGAAGCTTATTCCGATAGCCATTACCTCTCCCGTGGCTTTCATCTGGGTACCCAGTGTGCGCTTGGCATAAACAAATTTATCAAACGGCCACTTGGGGAGTTTGACTACTACATAATCCAGGGCTGGTTCAAAACAGGCACAGGTTTTCCCGGTTACTGCGTTCTTGATCTCATCGAGTGTATATCCAACCGCTATTTTGGCCGCCACTTTGGCAATCGGATACCCTGTAGCCTTTGAGGCTAAAGCTGATGAACGGGATACCCTTGGGTTAACCTCAATTACGGCATACTCGAAACTATCGGGATTTAAAGCAAACTGACAGTTGCATCCCCCTTCCACTTCCAGGGCCGTAATAATATTTAAGGCAGCCGATCGCAGCATCTGGTATTCCTTATCCGAAAGAGTTACTGCGGGAGCTATAACAATGCTGTCACCAGTATGCACACCCATAGGGTCAAAATTCTCCATGCTGCAGACTGTGATTACGTTGCCTGTCCGATCCCGCATTACTTCAAATTCTATCTCTTTCCACCCGGAGATACATTGTTCAATAAGGACCTGTGTAATGGGGGAAAGCCTGAGACCATTCTCAGCAATTTCCTGAAGATCCTTTTCATTGAAGGCAATACCGCCGCCTGTCCCGCCAAGCGTAAATGCCGGACGGACAATTACCGGATAGGAAATTTCTTCGGCAAAAGCCAGTGCAGCAGGGACATCATTCACTACTGTAGAAGGAACAACTGGCTCACCTATAGACTGCATTGTATCCTTAAACATCTGCCTGTCTTCAGCTTTGTCTATTGTTTCCGGATTAGCGCCCAGTAACCTGACACCTTGTTTTTCCAGGAACCCTTCTTTAGCCAACTGCATGGATAACGTCAGACCGGTTTGTCCGCCCAGCGTGGATAAGATGCTGTCCGGACGCTCCTTGATAATGATTCTTTTGACTGTTTCCAACGTCAAAGGTTCTATATAAATTTGGTCAGCCATAGCGTTGTCTGTCATAATCGTTGCCGGATTGGAGTTTACCAGAACTACTTCCAACCCCTCTTCTTTTAGTGCCCGGCATGCTTGCGTTCCCGCATAGTCAAATTCTGCAGCCTGTCCTATAACGATAGGTCCTGAGCCAATTACAAGTACCTTTTTTATATTCTGGTTTAGCGGCATTTCAAGCCCTCCTCCCGAATGAGGTCAATAAATCGATCGAATAAATAGTTGGTATCCAGGGGGCCTGCCGAAGCCTCCGGATGAAACTGAATCGTAAAGGCAGGCATATTTTGATATTCAATTCCTTCACAGGTTCCATCATTGGCATTCAGAAAACTTATTGAGGCCGAAGCTGGAAGACTATCGTTCACAACCGCGTAGCCATGGTTTTGGCTGGTAATGTATACTCTGCCTGTTTTTAAATCCTTCACAGGCTGGTTGGCGCCTCGATGCCCGTATTTAAGTTTGGCTGTTTTCGCTCCCTGCGCCAGAGCCAGCAGCTGATGGCCCAGGCAGATACCAAAGATCGGTATCCCTGAATCAGTAAGGTTGGCCAGTTCTTTAATAATCTCTTTATTGTCGGCAGGATCGCCCGGCCCGTTGGAAAGCATAATCCCATCCGGCTTTAAATCCACAATCTTTTCTGCTGCAATATGGGCGGGCACAGTGACAACCTCACAGCCCCGTCTGATCAACTCGCGGCGAATATTTTCCTTGGCCCCGAAATCCCACAACACAACTTTGTATCCTCCCGGCGCTCCTTTGGTTACTGAAATTTCCCTGGTACTGACTTTCTGAACAGCATCTGTTATTTTATAATTCTTAATTTCTGCCAGTATCTCATCAATGTCATCAATGTCATCAATGTCATCAACCGTTGCAGTAATTTTGGTATTCATAACCCCAAACTCTCTGATGATCTTGGTTAGTTCGCGGGTATCAATTCCGCAGACTCCTATGATATTATGTATCTTTAAAAAAGCGTCAAGCCCGCCCCTACTGCGGAAGTTGGATGGAAATTGACACCACTCCCGGACAATATAGGCTTTTAATTTGGGAGAAGAACTTTCAAAATCATCAGGGATAACGCCATAATTTCCTATTAAAGGAAACGTTTGAACCACAATCTGCCCATAATAGCTGGGGTCAGTTAATGTTTCCAAGTACCCGGTCATCCCGGTTGTAAATACAATTTCACCAACCGTCTCTCCATCTGCCCCAAAAGATTCTCCTTTAAAAACCTGCCCATTTTCCAGGACAATAAAGCTGCTTTGCGTCACTCTAACTTCACCTTCTATATATAAAATTTTCAACATTTGATAATCTGATTTACAGAAAAAATGCGTCTGGAAATATCTTGCCAAACGCCTCTTGTTTGTTGTGCGCATGTTTATCTTCGAAATAACGCTGTAATTATTTTAACTGCATATACGCGAAATTTCAATCCAATGAAATTTACATTACAAAGACAAAATTCGTTTCGGAATTTCTGAAGG
This genomic window from Desulfotomaculum sp. contains:
- a CDS encoding MBL fold metallo-hydrolase translates to MCTVSFFKNKARIKFWYIVLVSAFVVLIIGGAIAGPSSETSKDNKPTETKTAIQSSAPDKKVSSPVTNGTLKVHFIDVGQADSILIQSPSGKSILIDGGDNEDGPSVVKYIKAQGINKLDAVVATHPHEDHIGGLDNVIKNFPVTSFYMPNVTSTEKTYSDLIKAVESSSNAKLQVKSGVKLDLPDLTAKFLAPNSSSYKDMNNYSAVLKLTYGDTSFLLTGDAENVSEAEMLKAGYNLKATLLKVSQHGSNNSTTSAFLKAVSPEYAVISVGKGNSYGLPVQQILDRLSSAGVKIYRTDEVGTIIATSDGKSITLDKKASSIKPHAPSASSVNM
- a CDS encoding carbamoyl phosphate synthase large subunit — protein: MPLNQNIKKVLVIGSGPIVIGQAAEFDYAGTQACRALKEEGLEVVLVNSNPATIMTDNAMADQIYIEPLTLETVKRIIIKERPDSILSTLGGQTGLTLSMQLAKEGFLEKQGVRLLGANPETIDKAEDRQMFKDTMQSIGEPVVPSTVVNDVPAALAFAEEISYPVIVRPAFTLGGTGGGIAFNEKDLQEIAENGLRLSPITQVLIEQCISGWKEIEFEVMRDRTGNVITVCSMENFDPMGVHTGDSIVIAPAVTLSDKEYQMLRSAALNIITALEVEGGCNCQFALNPDSFEYAVIEVNPRVSRSSALASKATGYPIAKVAAKIAVGYTLDEIKNAVTGKTCACFEPALDYVVVKLPKWPFDKFVYAKRTLGTQMKATGEVMAIGISFEQAIMKAVRGAEIFLDSLNLPKLKELTDAQIEQMLTECDDERLFVVFEAIKRGISCEAIHEVTKIDRWFLYKLAHLAELEKDLAAGQLTRELYKKAKILGYPDKVIERLSGCKIEQPIWSSYKMVDTCAAEFEAETPYFYSTYDEVNDAEQFIKAGNSGKKTIIVFGSGPIRIGQGIEFDYASVHCVWALKRAGYEVVIVNNNPETVSTDFDTADRLYFEPLTSEDALNIINTEQPFGVVVAFGGQTAIKLTKSLEAHGVRILGTPADSIDAAEDRERFDSLLEGLSIKRPRGYTVMNTDEALQAANKLEYPVLMRPSYVLGGQNMIIAFSDDDILEYMEIILEHNIENPVLIDKYLTGIEIEVDAICDGEDILIPGIMEHIERAGIHSGDSIAVYPAWNLSGELIEQVIDYSKKLALSLNTQGLVNIQYIIHAGEIFVIEVNPRSSRTIPYISKVTGVPMVDLATRAMLGGKLTETGYGTGLYRTPPYVAVKVPVFSFEKLTDVDVQLGPEMKSTGEVLGIGKSLAEALYKGLVAAGYKMVKQGGVLITVRDSDKPEIVDIARKYAELGFTLYATAGTARILERSGLQVRSVKKIHESDHDNTQTLLESGKVNYIISTSSKGRLPSRDSFRIRRKAVETAIPCLTSLDTADALAGSLKSRYSQSSTELVDINHMRNERLQLDFTKMQSCGNDYIYFNCFQQNIVSPESLSVYLSDRHYGIGGDGIVLICPSDRADAKMQMFNLDGSEGKMSGNALTCIGKYIYENKIRVKDRISIETSSGIKILKLYIQNDKVDSVCVDMGPAELNPEKIPVKLPGQEIVNQSVTIDGTGYHITCVSMGNPHCVLFSENLESINIDLIGPAFEYSPLFPERVNVDFVTVIDQNTLKMRVWERGNGETLSAGTSACAGVVAAVLNGYCNKDQYISVKLKGGALMVKYTDEAVFMTGRPEIIFKGTVEI
- a CDS encoding carbamoyl phosphate synthase small subunit codes for the protein MTQSSFIVLENGQVFKGESFGADGETVGEIVFTTGMTGYLETLTDPSYYGQIVVQTFPLIGNYGVIPDDFESSSPKLKAYIVREWCQFPSNFRSRGGLDAFLKIHNIIGVCGIDTRELTKIIREFGVMNTKITATVDDIDDIDDIDEILAEIKNYKITDAVQKVSTREISVTKGAPGGYKVVLWDFGAKENIRRELIRRGCEVVTVPAHIAAEKIVDLKPDGIMLSNGPGDPADNKEIIKELANLTDSGIPIFGICLGHQLLALAQGAKTAKLKYGHRGANQPVKDLKTGRVYITSQNHGYAVVNDSLPASASISFLNANDGTCEGIEYQNMPAFTIQFHPEASAGPLDTNYLFDRFIDLIREEGLKCR